The following nucleotide sequence is from Catenulispora sp. EB89.
GTGATCAGGAACGGCCACAGGAACTCGTTCCACGGCCCGATGAACGTGATCACCGAGGCCGTGAGGATGGCCGGCTTGGTCAGCGGCGCCGCGACGAGCAGCAGCGTGCGCACCTCGCCGGCGCCGTCGATGTGCGCGGCGTCGAACAACTCGTCCGGCAGGGAAATGAAGAACTGGCGGAAGATCAGCACTGCCGTGGCGTTGACCGCGAACGGCAGGATCATCCCGAGGTAGTTGTCCGCCAGGCCGTAGTCCCGCACCACGAGGATGTACAACGGGATCATCATCACCTGGAACGGCAGCACCAGCACCAGGATCAGCATCCCGGTGACCGCCGGCTTGCCCGGGAAGCGCAGCCGCGCCAGCGCGTAGCCGGCGGGCAGCCCGATGACTATGGTCAGCACCACCGTGCCGAGTGTGAAGATCGCGGAGTTCGCCAGCGACGGCAGTAGCGAGATCGCCCGGTTGACGTCCCGGTAGTTCTGCAGGCCGAGGTTGCCGGCCTTCGGTATCAGGCCACTGAATGCGCTGTCGGCACGCAGCTGCAACGAGCCGACCACCATGTAGTACAGCGGGAAGATGCTGGCCAGTGCTCCGAGGGTGACGAAGCCGTAGGTGGCCAGGCGTCGCAGGACCCTGCCTGTCGATCCGTGCCGAACGTTACTCACGGTCCTCACACTCCTTCCCGGGCCTGGGCCAGCCGGCGCGCGCCGGCGCCGAGACCGGCGACCAGCAGAACGAACAACGTCAACAGAATCCCGATGGCCGCGCCGACCCCCGGCTTGCCCTGCTCGACGCCGTCCTGGTAGATCAGCAGCGCCGGCGACATGGTCGCGCCGTTCGGGCCGCCGCCACCGGTGAGCAGATAGGGCTCGGTGAACAGGTTGGCGCCGACGATCAGGGCCAGGGTGGTCACCAGGATGGTGATGTTGCGCAGCGCGGGCACGGTGATCGCTCGGAACTGCCGCACCGCTCCGGCGCCGTCGATGCTCGCCGCCTCGTAGAGCGAATCAGGGATCAACAACACTCCGGCCAGGTAGAGCAGGACGTAGAAGCCGAGCTGTTTCCACGTCACCTCCAGCGCGATCACGACCATCGCCAGGTGCGAGTTGACCAGCCACGACGGATTCGGCGCCGCGGAGCCCAGCACGTGGTTGACCAGGCCGCTCTGGCTGAACAGGAAGTACCAGACGCCGATGACGGCGATGCTGGCGGTGACGTAGGGCACGAAGAAGGCCGAGCGGAAGAAGGCCTTCATCCGGGTGAGCTTCGCCAGCACCGCGGCCAGCGTCATGCCCAGGATCACGGTCAGCGGGACGTTGATCACCAGGAACTCGCCGATGTTCAGGAACGACCGGCGCAGCAGCGGGTCCGAGAGCGCTTCGCGGTAGTTCTTCAGGCCCACGAACGGCTGTGGCACGGACGCGCCGGGCGCTGCGTAGACGTAGTCGAGGACTGATATGCGGATGCCCTGGATGATCGGCACCGCGTAGACGATGACCAGGTACACGCCGTACGGTGCGGCCAGCCACAGTCCGATGAGGGTCTTCGATCGCGGTCCTCCTCGCTTCGCGCGGGACGTCGGGCCGCCTTGCTTCGCGCGGGAGGTCGGCGCGGCTGGCTTCACGCGGGACATTGCTGCGGCTGGCTTCACGCGGGACATTGCCGCGGCCTACTTGGCGATGTCGGACACGACGGTGCCGGCCGCGTCGTGCAGCCACTGGCTGGTCGACTGCTGGCCGAAGACCACGGACTTCAGGTAGCCGTTGCGGAAGTCCTGCCACATGGTCACGCCGTTGGCGACGTTCGGCACCTCGACGGTGCGGCTCGCCTGCTGCGCGAACAGCGTGTACTCCGGGTGCGCGGTGAAGTAGGACGCGTAGACGCTCGGCAGGTCGGTGCGCAGCGGCATCTGGCCGGTGGTGCTCAGGAGCGCGCCGTCGTTGTCCTGGTCCGTGGCGAACTTCAGGAAGTCCCACGCGGTCTGCCGGTTCTTGCACGCGGTGAACACCGAGACGGTCTTGGAGTCGGCGAAGGTGTGGATCTGGTCGGCCGGCATGCCCGCCGAGGTCGGCACCGGCACCGCGCCCCAGTTCACCTTGCCCTGGTAGGTCGCGATGGCCCACGGGCCGACGATCGCCATCGCCGCCTTCTTGTCCGCGAACGCGTCCCCGTTGTACTTCTCCTTCGGGGCCTGGCTCTTGGCGTACACGCCGGCCCAGAAGTCGGCGACGGCCTGCCCCGCGGCGTCGTCAAAGGTGGCCTTGCCGTTCGCCACCAACGGCTGCCCCCCACTCTCGGCGATGTAGAGCGGGTAGTAGTCGAACCAGTTCTGGAAGAACTCGTTGGTC
It contains:
- a CDS encoding carbohydrate ABC transporter permease; the encoded protein is MSNVRHGSTGRVLRRLATYGFVTLGALASIFPLYYMVVGSLQLRADSAFSGLIPKAGNLGLQNYRDVNRAISLLPSLANSAIFTLGTVVLTIVIGLPAGYALARLRFPGKPAVTGMLILVLVLPFQVMMIPLYILVVRDYGLADNYLGMILPFAVNATAVLIFRQFFISLPDELFDAAHIDGAGEVRTLLLVAAPLTKPAILTASVITFIGPWNEFLWPFLITKKHAMQPLAVSLGEYVSTNAATATNPYGVILAGACVLAVPVIVLFLVAQRHFTSAALGSGVKE
- a CDS encoding carbohydrate ABC transporter permease, with translation MSRVKPAAPTSRAKQGGPTSRAKRGGPRSKTLIGLWLAAPYGVYLVIVYAVPIIQGIRISVLDYVYAAPGASVPQPFVGLKNYREALSDPLLRRSFLNIGEFLVINVPLTVILGMTLAAVLAKLTRMKAFFRSAFFVPYVTASIAVIGVWYFLFSQSGLVNHVLGSAAPNPSWLVNSHLAMVVIALEVTWKQLGFYVLLYLAGVLLIPDSLYEAASIDGAGAVRQFRAITVPALRNITILVTTLALIVGANLFTEPYLLTGGGGPNGATMSPALLIYQDGVEQGKPGVGAAIGILLTLFVLLVAGLGAGARRLAQAREGV
- a CDS encoding extracellular solute-binding protein encodes the protein MAKMRTFTAAAAAVAALACTALTLAGCSSGGGGGGTPTSGPIKVWYSNNAQEVSWGKATVALWNKAHPDQQVSGEEIPAGTSSEEVITAAIAAGNAPCLVFNGSPSAISGWVKQGGLVPLNDFADGVSYIEGRSGAAVASEYKSSDGKYYQLPWKSNPVMIFYNKDMFKAAGLDPDHPALATYADFEAAAQKLVSSKVAQYAIAPAPTNEFFQNWFDYYPLYIAESGGQPLVANGKATFDDAAGQAVADFWAGVYAKSQAPKEKYNGDAFADKKAAMAIVGPWAIATYQGKVNWGAVPVPTSAGMPADQIHTFADSKTVSVFTACKNRQTAWDFLKFATDQDNDGALLSTTGQMPLRTDLPSVYASYFTAHPEYTLFAQQASRTVEVPNVANGVTMWQDFRNGYLKSVVFGQQSTSQWLHDAAGTVVSDIAK